The stretch of DNA aaagtaaacaaaaaataaccCCAATGCAAAGGAAAGCTTAAAAGAGAGCACACAATTGAGTAAGCTTACTATCTGATCAATTATCATTTTCTCTATAATTTGTAAAACAAGATTGTTGTCACCCATCTGTTCCATATATGAGCAAATAACAGTTGTCATTGACTTCAAAACTTTGCAAAGTGCATCACCCTTCAAACCAGCAGAGCCAACCTCtgcaaatttaaaaagaataacTTTTCTGACAAAAGATAGATTAAAAAGAATGACAAGCATGGCTGATTCAATCAGCTTTGTCTTAGCCAGGGTTAAACAAAACCTACCTATCACGTTATACAATACATACATATCaatcattaaatattttaccCATTTCAGTACCTTTCCTAACTGAAGATCATGTCATGTCAAGAATGCTATATAATCTTGTTATCAAGTAGTTAAGGAGAAGAAAGGTGTAGGATTGACGGTGGGAAGCATTGCTGAAGATGAAACTTAGCAAAGCAAACATGGGTCTATTGTCTAGAATTGCTAATTTTAACCCTTTCCGATTCTTTCAGATCATTCATATTCAGTATAATGGATAGAAGTACTAATTTCAACAAGCGAAATAAGATACTGATGTTATCAAAGTTACaagttcaaaaataattttctaaaaattaatttgtaacctACCACAAGAAACAATTTGTAACCTACCAGGAGAAACATTGAAACGCAAGACCAAAGTGATGAAAACACTCAAGTAATCTGCAATTTTAATATGTCCATCTTTATAGGCTGAATGGAGAATCTCTATGATCCGAAATAACATATTGGGATCTAGATCATGACCTGCAATAAGAACAGCAAAATTTATATGCATAAAGCTTTAACCCAGTAACATTGACGGCATTTTAGTATCGTTAGCATCCAAATCCTACTTAAATTGAATTATCCAAAAGTTGCCTCCACAGTTTACATCAATTATGCAAATGGTGAACGGTTAAATATCTAGTGAAAAGatagatttaaaataaaaacaattggAAATCAAGTTGGCAAAAATTATAAACGAGCATGAAAAACTTACTTAGGCAACAACCAGCTATTGACTTTAATAAAGGTAAATCCAAATGAGAGAAATAGTAAAGGCAACATAAAGAGAACTCTTGAGACTCTCTAGGAAGTCTGAGAAAAGGACCATAACATATTTGTTCTGCAAGATGAAAAGCAAGGGAATTAGAGACCAAATACTATCTCTCTGGGTGGAATATTATCCATACTGAAGTTAACAGCATATCCTTGTTTACCTCCTTGACATGTAGAATAAAAATCTTGCAACGAGTATTGCATGCTGTCATACATGCAAACAAGTGCTGAATTACACAAAGCACGTTGTCCAATACGAAGTTGAAGCTTTACTAAAACCTAAATGAACATTGAACATTTTAAGGACGAGGAGATATGAAAATGGAGAATTAATATCATAAATGGTGAAGCacattaatctccacaaattctgTAGGACTCAGGAATCTTGCATAAAGAACTGCCATTGAAATTACAAATGATGATTACCAAGGAGCAGGCTGGGTGTTTATCTCCAAGCTGGATAAGCAGCTGAGGGAGCTCTCCGACCCATGCACATAAAACTTCTTGAAGTTCTACATTTCCTGGATTGTTTGTCCCCATGGAAAGCATGCTTTGGATCTAGATTTGAATCAAAATGACAATCATATAAATTTGGAAAAGAGATAGGAAGAGGGGTACCAATGGATTCCAAAAGATTGTCTAGAAGTATTAAAAAAAGTCAAGGACATTAATGGGATAGAGATAAAGCTAAACTTACAGGAGTTAGCATATCTTCCATTGCAGAAAGACAGGCCGATTTCAATAAGGAACCTGGCTTGCTTTCCCTGAATGTGTGGGTAAATGCCTGCAAGGGTTGCAAAATACATGTAAGAATAGCACCTTTGAAAcattcattataaaaaataaaacataaatatggAACAAGAATCTAAATGCAAAACTAAGGGACGAGTTGGTTTAAGAAAACATGTTTTGCTTTAacatttaattacaataatatcataATGCTTTCAATTTGCTTCTTGTTCTAAAGTAGTGTATAGGAAATAGAGACTATGAAAAGTAGAAAcagaatgaaaataaaatggcATTTTCTTAACTAAAAGTGTAAACCAGGGAGTGAAAGGTGAAAAACAACAAATCTTGTTTTACTCATGTCCTTCACATCACCTAGGAATTAGAAATCTTTTCgtaaattataaatgaataaaGAAATCTAATTTTACCTAATATTCAGAAATCAGAATATCTAATCAGTAGCttccaacaaaaataattataattcagAATTTAAGTGGTAAATCAAACCCAAAGAAGACGAGATGTCCAATAGCTTGCTCCACGTGAAAGAAATTTTGGAATAAAAGGAAGGAGCTGAACTAGATGCTTTTCCCAGACAGCTTTACCGGACTGTGCAGTCGTGCGGAACTACATATTAACACTCCCAGTCAAACTCAGATATAGAATGACAATTATTTTCAACTTTATAAAACTTCAAAAGGATTATGTTGTATGTTTCGAACCTTCCCAAGCAGTACATTTTCAAGAAATTCTAGAAATTTCTCCAAAACAAATTGAGGAAGAAAAATCCattcatttaattcaaaaaatatttttgctaTGACAATGTTCAAGTCAAGCAACCTATCATAATCCTGCAAGCAAAGGAAAACAGAGTTAGTATATTTGAGATAGTCCTGCTAGGCTGCTACTACCTACCCTATGCTATAAAATAAGGGGATCACTATAACACAACAGATAATTTTAACCCACTACGGAAAAGTTTATAGGGGTAAACTATATCTTGGTTATATTTGGCAGTACCATACCAAATTCGAGTTGTGATGTCTAAAGAAAACAGACAAACCAACAAGAATGCATCATGTAAAGTCCAAAATTACTCGTCAAAATAGAAAGCTAGAAGGTGTAACCTAGATATAaatacatttcatcaaattataCCAATTGAAAATTAGACACACCATACCAAAATTTATATCTCTTCAATCTTTCAGTACTAACTATATAAGATATGCTCCAAAACAGGGGATATATTAGATTACTAGTCATTTCTTTGGTAGGCATGCAATGAAATAGAGAGCTATTCCTTCTCATTTGGACTATATTTTcatgaaaattgtatttttaagaataaaaaacaaCTTAATAGCTAACTTAGCAATCAATTATATAAGAGGGAGGAAAATAACCAATCTGAATAGCTCTGTTTTCTCTTTAGACttcaaattttacaattattgttCTCCTAACTAGTCGAAACTATAAGGTAAAAGAAACAAATATGTGTACCTTTTCTGAAAGACCATGCCCTGGATCAATGGGAAAAAGAGGAAATAATTTCTTCAAGAATGCAGAAGAGACAGAAACATCCCATTCAGCTACATTGGCTCCACCTTGAGAGCTTGAGCATTCCAACTTCTTATCAGTCCCATAAACAAAGGATCTGACTATAAGATCTATGCTATTAAGAATGGATGCCATACAACCAAAAGACTTTCCTTCAAGATTTGTCATAGCATTTATCGATGGAATAAACTCTTGGAAACTATTTATTAATATTGGCACTAGATTCTTCAATTTCATTATGATATGTGAAAAACCTACACAAAATAAAGCATAGAACACCacagtcaaacaattatcaagaaaataaaaGCTTAATGAATCTTTTTAGATATTGAAAACTAGCAAACTCATACAACAACATGCAATTAGTTGTTCCATTcgaaaactaaattttatttctgATAACATACCATTGGAGCTCATAGAGGTATCATCTTCAAAAGCATGCAATAACCTTTGTCCAATATTATCCTATTAAAATCAGATAAAGTATTAGAAATAAATTGGAGAAGGGAATATCAACATAAAAAACAAAGTCCACAAATCCAAGGTTGTTAAACTTGTGATTCATCTCGTGAAAACTGGTTAGCTCATATTGTGTTTCGTCGGCTGATTAGCTAACGTCTCCTGTTTCTCTTTTTTATAGCTCGTTTCATTCATGTTtggcttaaatataattttggtcatATACCTTTTACATAATATTCGTTTtggtctttattttttttttcttgtaattaattttagtcatttatcttttgtaAGTGATGTATTTTAGTCCTTTTCACAATCATAACAAAGTTATAGCAACATCTATTGTCAAGATGTGTCTACTATTTAACCCAATAATAGACTTGCACTTGAAAAAACTCTCTCTGCAtgatttgaaatatatataaattcttTGAAATGAAGGACATTTATCAAAGCATAAACTCTCCCTTACATAAATCACATTGGGAAAACAAAGCAGGTAGTTTGAGTCTTGAGATGTAATGAAAAGCCAAGATTTTAATCATGTCTAGCATGCTAGGCATATTTATTGACCTAGTTTTATGCATTATGATGATTTGTTCAGGATTATTGGTTACTATGTTTCCTGAGTTCCAGGTGCATATAACTCAATGTGTctaaacataaatttgaatgagAAATCGAAATAACAAGGCTAAAATGCCAAAAGAGGTTTATGTCCTGCCTATAAAGCTTAAAAAGAATCAGAAATGCATATGTAATGGTATTGTTGATCCAGGGAGTATTCACAATGAAACGAAACCAAGATACCTTATTTTGCAAATCAGTTTCTACTTTATTCCAAGGCAAGAGTGACAAACAGCGAACCAATCCAGCAATAGTATCCTTTAGTTTTTCTTTGTCCTGTAAATAGTACTGGTTCTCCCTAAGAATATCCTCATAATTCTGAAAAATCTGTTAAACATGCAACCAATATTACACAGAATTCTCAGCTTCAAATACAGATATATATGACTATTACAATCTTGGGACCAGTATAACTCAAATTCAAGATGGGTTCACGGAATAATATATGAAAAGAACATATCAAAAAAACAGGCTAAAAAATTATACAACCCTTCTAGAGAAAATGTTGAAATCAGATTATAATACAGATTCATTTTGTTAACTGATTAAACCAAGCACACTCAAAACAGAGGATGAATCCCTTTCTTACAATATGGAAAAGTATGATCAAACAAAAGCAATTGACTCATGAACTATGGAATGGAGATGAATCTCCTTCCGAATTAAATGATACTCCCAAGAGTGAGAGCACCTCCTCAGATTGGAACCATTCAAATATTCAGCCCCACTAATTTCATTTCACACTCATTATACATCTCTCATTTGGTTACCCTCCTCTGTTTACAAATCTCTTTCTCCTTCCATGATTAGCACGCCCCCCTCTCTTCTCTTTACTGGTTTGTTATGCCCCCTTCTAATTGTTTTCGCTCCTTACAATTCCCATCAGACACTTCCACTCCTTTTCTTTACCTGGTTACCTTAAACGGTGGTACCTCCAACTGCAGGACTAATAAGCTTGGCAACATATCATTAACAATATCTATTGGTCTAAATCAGATATTTTCCGCACGAAACTGCAGATACTAATCCCTCGAGCCGTGTAGAACCACAATAGACGGCAAAGCTCTCCCTCAAGAGTTTTAATGTTGTTGCATTTTCAAGGCTAGTAATgcaaaatatgaataacaaaaagaaaacggaaacaagaatattaaaaatgaaaggtAAACTGCCTATAAGGCTGTAGATTTAAACTATGCTAAATCTGGGAGCACTGCACAAAGTTCTACCAGATACAAAGATATATTGAGACATTGACGTATTTttgtattcatatttttaagCAACATTTTAgcaattaaaatacttttaaatattgaGAACCCTTCCATTGAAGGGCTTGATAACCAAAGTTTTGTTGTCATGTGAGTAATAAATATACTAATACAGCTTCGTCAAGATTCAATTATAAAAGCTTCACCAAATTGAAAGGAGCCCAACTCTGCAACTATTGAATGAGTAAATCACTTTCAACCCTCTCCACATCACCATAGACGAAAGAATTACAACTTCACACAAAGTATATGTCAATGGATTTTCATGAAGCCTAACTAACATATTATTaagaaaacatttaaaatatggaCAGACAGTACTACCTTTTCAGCATAGGAAGAAAATGATGAAGGATAAAACTCAAGAACAAGGTCTAAGAAATCAAATGCCATGATCCGAATGCCAACTGCCAAATGCGTCATTGCATTAAATATGTAAGCCATCATTAAAGAAGTGATCAGCTCTTGATTATCCTACAAAATAAGATAATGAAATTTATGAAAGAGTAATCATTACTGTTGTAATAATATGATCGTATAACAATCAAATGATATGTCAAAGGAGTACAAACTACAACAATAGAAGTCAATATAACAGAacaaaggtcaaaagaaaaaaacaatacTTACGTTATTGAATacagagaagaagaaaaaaagaaaacatcAGCCTTCCAACTCAATCTTGTCAGCAAAATAAGATAACAAGGCTCCTTTAAAGTGAGCAAATTGGGTTTATTCATCGTTAAGTTTTAGTAGGTTGAgactaggggtgggaataggccaggtcaggctttgaaaggtctgagtctggcctatgattaattttttaggcctacggcctatcataggttttttttcggtctggcctgacctgaaaggctatttaaaagccttattcatattaaaacatttaaatgctctactcataccacatgatgctctccacataccaatatcaatggacatatatattaaacaaaaaataatttttctaacaaaataatttttaaaaaaactgaaacaGACATCCTTTAAatcctaaaaaaaatcataagtaTGCCAGGCCATAGGTCCCTGACGAACGCCCTAGCCTATTCCAATCCCTAGTTGAGACTAAGATTTAAGTAACATAAGGGTGGATAAACCGGTACTAGCTCATGTAATATACACTGATTTGTATGTGTACAGTGTAACAGTGACCAGTCACATCACTTGATAGAATATCTTAATATCACTTTTTCTTTGATGATCTCTATTAGCAATAGTGTCCAACAATAAAATTCAACATCCTTATTAGAGAAACGTCATGATGAACCACACACCACACAGAGATTCTGTTTATGAGCCCCATCACAATTACTGAAAGATGTACAAGTGATAAAATCTTCCAAGAAAAAAAGAGTATCCCAATAAGCAAGTTATTATTTGAGGagctaaatattttaaagtcagGAAGCTGAAAGCGTTAccagaaaaataatatatttcatattGAATTAAGATTAATTTTGGAAATCATAGCAATTATTCCtgattaaaaaatgatatatattggACTTTCTTTAAAAGGGATGAAAATTTCCCCACAAATATTCTTACAAATTTAACTCACAATGGCTCAATGTTTAGTTTTCGGTTGATGATTGGTTTTAGGAGTATGATGAATACTATAAGATGCTTTGGAGTTGTGCTCTTTATGTTGAAGTGGGGTTAATTTGGCAGGAGTGTAATTCAAGAACCATCAGCCATAAATTTGTTCTACTGCATCTTTTTTGGGCCTTCAGGGGTTTTTGCTTATAAACTTCTAAAGGTTGGTTAGGTCTAATAAGTGAGAGTGCATCACTGCAATTGAGGCGATGTAAcgtttcattttcatttctttcaCCCCATATGCAACTTTAGTACGACTCTTGATCCTTGAGCTTGGTATTATTATCTTGTTTGTGCAAAAACATTTATATCAAAAGGGGGGAAAGAAAAAGAGCTAGAAtattttattcttcaaaatgGTAATGGAGCATCCTTTTAATGTGTAAATAAGTAATTTAAGTAAGAAAAACATAACATACCTCTTTACAACTGGGCAAAATCACCACTTCAAAAAGATCATATAATAATTTCCGAACCACTTTATCATCATCACCAACGCGCTCGCGAAGTTTTTCTATAGCAGCATACTTCTGTGACTTTTTCAGTTCTTCTGGATTTTTGCAGAAGAAATCCTTAATGCCAATCAATGCATCTATTATTAGGGGGTGGGAGAAAGATTATTAATGatatgtaaatgaaattttgaatGCTTCACTAGCTCAAATAAAGCAacaatattaatccattaattacatttcaaaaagaATATGAGTATATTACAAGCCAATCCTTAAAGTTATCACAAAGAGCCGTTAAAGAACTTTATAGAATCCAAACAATATGATTAATTGTCAACTTCATTTTCTTTTCAGTAGATTTAAAATAATGATTGATAACAACAGTTTTCATGGTCCAAACTTACTTGGTTTGAGGCTTAAAAACGAACCAAATTGACCTCCATCATTCCTTAAATTTTGGAAACTAAACCAGAGCCTTATTTCAATTCATAATACATTGTTCTATTCATTATAACAACATTATATGCATCCTATCATCTATGTAGCTCACTCGTCAGTCACATTCCCTAGACAACAACTTAGTAGAAAGAGCATAACCATAAATTTCCTTCTAACTTTTAAGTTTTCTAAATAGCTAAAGAAATGAATTTCTTTTAAGCTCAAAACTTTTGTTCAATTCAGTTTgccaaaattaattattttaaggaTTTTATTGGTTTCGAACATACAGAGTCCCTTTTATAGAGATTCAATGATGCTGCGATCCGCATTTAAAGGCTGTTAAATAATGGCAACATATCCAGCAAAATGAATATACCTCTTCGAACTTTTACATTGTGATGAGATGTTTGTTGAAGAAGTTCTTTTAAAGTCAAACCTTTCTTGTTTACAGCTAAACCTGCCTTCTCTGCTGCTACGCTCTGCTCCGGCAGAACAATTGCTGTACGAGACACGTCAGTAAAAATATTTCACTTATACTAGTTAATTTATAACCAAAGCATTTATAAAACCTCCACTCACAAATTATATAGAGTGTATACTATATGCTTGCTCTTGATGTGGGTGTGACAGAGAGATTTAGTGCAACGAGTATTCACTGTGCAAGCTTATGGACATTTTTAAATTGAAGAATGCAGATGAAATATAGATGCGTCTTAAAGTGGAAAACTAGGGCaagtaacaaaagaaaaaagttcAGGTAGTATTTTTCATCAACGAGAActaacaagttatcaaatatATACACTTTGTCACAAATTTCAATGTGTCCCTTGCACTTTGCCTCAATAACAAATAAAACGCTAAGTTTAAATCACCAATTTGGTCTCATAAATTGAAAGGGTATAAACTGGGTACCTTTAGATTTAACTTCGGTATTTGTAGTATTCTTAGGCGGCGGTAGTTTCCTCCCAATCTTATGCTTAATTTTCTGAAAAAATTGAGCAAGAAAAACGATGAGCATTCAAAAGCTTCGGAAAACTCATAAACAAAGTTAAACATGAATGCAAGCTAATAAGAAAATTGTACAAGGGCACGGAGATAACCTTAAAGTCGACGCTACCGTGTTTCTTAGATTTTGCTTTCGGACGAGTCATATTGCGCTAATAAGAAGACTAAAAAGCAGAAGCAGACGAATAAGTAAAAGCTTTGTTTAGGTTTCAGCAGCGTTCAATTTAATTCATAGTAGTGTGAGAAAAAAAGATTATACAAGTATTGTAGATGAACCTTGAAAAGGACGAGAGTGAGAGTGAGGCTGAGAGACGGGACTGAGGGTGAGGCGGCGATAGTGAGTGTAAGGCGGGGTAAGGGTGACGGCGAGAGGGTGAGACTGACAGGGAAGGTGAGCAAGAGGCGGGGGGCGAACAAGAGGCTTTTTTTATATACTACCActtaaataacaaattaaataagacctttttttatattttttttttatttaactaaaatgTCATACTCTGAAATAAAAATACagaaatatcttattttaataattaatttaaattttatgttttttttagtttgtagtatcttttctttattttaatgtatatttttttaatttaatatatttttattttattttattaatataattttctttttattattgaaatcactttttattattatttttattattaaaatttataatattattaaaattattattattattttttattaatagtattttgaatttttaaataattagttattaatatataattgttttgaaaactattttttttaaaaggtgagAAGTTAAATATGCATTGCAGACTTctcaaaatacatttttttgtaaatagatTGAAAGAAAATGGGTATGGCACATACAGATTTCTCAATGTCTGCagcttttttttattattattattaaattaatgtatttgtttttattagtaGTATTATTTGGTAGGTACAAATATATAGAGTTTCATCGATTAATAATGACATGTACAGCTATGGagtgaataattataatttataaatgtgagaTAATGCTAACTATTtgtgttaacatattttataataataaatatatattttattattcaataattattattttaactaaataattaatttaaatttcattaattgttaatttaattgaataaataaatataatgttaattttttataataattatttaattaaaatttactttttataattattaaaaaatgtaaataaaattgagtccataaaaataattaaatttaattaaatattataataaaaaaaacaaatacaaaatgagtgaaaaaaaatataaacacaaattttattacaatgtttttattacattaatccCCCTGTATGGTGTCCAGTCCAAAACCGTGGTGGTGAACGAATACGAC from Cicer arietinum cultivar CDC Frontier isolate Library 1 chromosome 3, Cicar.CDCFrontier_v2.0, whole genome shotgun sequence encodes:
- the LOC101501991 gene encoding uncharacterized protein — encoded protein: MTRPKAKSKKHGSVDFKKIKHKIGRKLPPPKNTTNTEVKSKAIVLPEQSVAAEKAGLAVNKKGLTLKELLQQTSHHNVKVRRDALIGIKDFFCKNPEELKKSQKYAAIEKLRERVGDDDKVVRKLLYDLFEVVILPSCKEDNQELITSLMMAYIFNAMTHLAVGIRIMAFDFLDLVLEFYPSSFSSYAEKIFQNYEDILRENQYYLQDKEKLKDTIAGLVRCLSLLPWNKVETDLQNKDNIGQRLLHAFEDDTSMSSNGFSHIIMKLKNLVPILINSFQEFIPSINAMTNLEGKSFGCMASILNSIDLIVRSFVYGTDKKLECSSSQGGANVAEWDVSVSSAFLKKLFPLFPIDPGHGLSEKDYDRLLDLNIVIAKIFFELNEWIFLPQFVLEKFLEFLENVLLGKFRTTAQSGKAVWEKHLVQLLPFIPKFLSRGASYWTSRLLWAFTHTFRESKPGSLLKSACLSAMEDMLTPIQSMLSMGTNNPGNVELQEVLCAWVGELPQLLIQLGDKHPACSLVLVKLQLRIGQRALCNSALVCMYDSMQYSLQDFYSTCQGEQICYGPFLRLPRESQEFSLCCLYYFSHLDLPLLKSIAGCCLSHDLDPNMLFRIIEILHSAYKDGHIKIADYLSVFITLVLRFNVSPEVGSAGLKGDALCKVLKSMTTVICSYMEQMGDNNLVLQIIEKMIIDQIMLKPSLDNSCSLLRMLVTVDSKPTRLSEQSIITLGPCLSEYLMDAVQCIPEGSEKPHIASNQLSAIYYLLPCFFLFDRCHKLMGYVLKTMGSAITESSLSLTTDNGTQHIGNSLTRVNTVASVLVLMHKDAKLRHIMSEFKEDIDNIVQKVISLQSSKQLSLTIEEKHNLKCAFERLNVLTR